The following DNA comes from Mya arenaria isolate MELC-2E11 chromosome 11, ASM2691426v1.
ATTTATGCAGATACCGTAAATTCATACTTCAGGATATGTAAAGAATTTgatcataaaaaatgaaaaagctaAATCATGGTTTTGCCACTGACTGCACTTTTGGTACCAAAGATTTGTCGGAATTCCTGGTAGAATGGGGCACCCTAGAAATAAACAATCTCGTGCTAAAATGCAACCAAGTCTACACGGGCgggtccaggatttgacgtCAGAGAGCCGCACTTTGTTGGGGCATCTTAAAGCATTCGACAATTTTCGAATGGAGTTTTAGATTAAGGAGACTCTTAACGTAGTAATGGATTTTTGGGGTAGTCCCTCAAAACCTTTATGGCTCATTATAGTCGGAAATGTTGCATTCTAGTGTATTTTATTCATAGTACGTTTGGCAATTTACCTCCCACTACCCCTCAACCGGTATGTCCATGTACATTTGTTCAAACGTTACATGCCCACACCTTTTTTTACAAACTCATATTATTCCAATACGGtaaaacgaaataaaagttACCGATTTCATATGATACGATATTCAAGAGGGTGTAACCTTTCCCCTGACCCCTGTTTACCGAATATTGTTCAACCCGATGGCtgcttaataataatatttatcgATTTGGAAGTATGTTAGTCGAATAATGCCATATATTGACCTTCTGCGTACAATGTACGAAATATCGCTTAATAAAGAATTGAGGTTACACCATTCTGTAACTTAACGTGAAGTCAAGAAAATacatacatcatttattttaaaaatacgaaATACATTTGCAAGCTCTATgtgataaattatttattcttatCTTAGTTCTAGTATTTAGAAGTTTAAACCGTTAAACCGACTTCATTTCAGCATATTCGAACGGGATTGGAATTTCATCAACACAATCATTCTGATGAAGTTTCACAAAGATCGGATAAAAGATAGCCATTAATACGCGAACAAggtttttttgtcatttgtccTAGTGATCTAGATTTTATCCTGAGATGATACATATTGACACATGTTTGATCAAGACAATCATTCTGACCAGTTCTTATCAGCATTGGGCTGAAACCATGGCCTGTATTGCTTAGACTAGGATTGTTTAGGATCTGcactggtgacctagttttttaacCGTGATTTAACCGTTTTAACCCGAAGTAATATCATGAATATCCTTCTCAACAAGTTTTAGGTCTAAAATGTTCACTAAAAACCTGCAACAACACCTATCCCTGAGAATCAAGTGAgctaaaatgaaaatgatcacgatcaacattttttatttagtagAATCAAGTTCAAGTCAGTTTGTGGCTATTCAAAATAAGATACTCAATCATGCTACCCTTAATTTCCTTTACAAAAATGGGTCAATCCGGAATAGTTACGCGGAGACAGGTACTCCACAAACTCCCTTTTACTCCGTTCGTCAGTGTTATCACTGCGCAACCAAACGTACTAAGGCGTATCTAAGTGTAGTTCGATGTTTTCTACGGAAATACCTTTTCTTTCGGACACGAACTAAATTCGCGTCACCGCTGTCCCTTGGCCAGGGTAAGGCTTTCATCCGTACTTCCCACCAAATGAACTCGTTCTTTGCCAAAATAGTCTATAAACATGTACCTGACGCGAACGGCGAGTTCTCTTTCGGATTTTATTTGCTGTGACAATGCATATCAACTATAAAAGGCCTTGATTACGAACAGACTCGGGTCTCAGTCGCAAAACAACAGATCTCCATTTAATTGTAACTTTCCTTCCagtcaaagctgcactctcacagaatgaacgTTTCgacacctttttttattttttgtctaggaacgagccaagtttttgcgaaaatccatgaaaagcagttatataagactgctgacaaaaaataagatttcagatttttatatttaagttcaaaaattgatgtttaatacatttttcttaaaccgtttgtaacagtttaagccataaaacattacttttagaacagaaatatgaaaatctacgatctgatttttgtcagcaaccttttatcattggtttacagttATTCAtgcaagacaagaaataaaaaaagttgtaaaacagtaaatctgtgagagtgcagctttaagacttgGTGATTAAATTAGCTCAAttgatttacttttaaaaactttagtttatgtttttgcaaaacgAATGAAATTAAGATGAATCTTTGTAATGTAACAACAGAGCTTTTCTGAGTCGGAGTCTATACTCGGACTTGAGATGATTCGTAATCATGGTCCTATGAATATTATCATTTCTGTCACCGTGTGAATACTTCTGAAGTGTTGTGGAAGTCGATTTCATCATCTCGCTATGATCAGATATTAAAAACGGTTAGTATTGTTATGAAGGATCCTGGTTTTCAAATggtaatacaaaacataattataagaatataaaggatatttgtttgtACGTTTGTTTCTGTGTAAGATCGCAATTTATTTTACTGAGTTAGCACCAAAAGTTacatttcacgagtggcgtagccaataataatataaccatttttggtattgaaatcttacactgaaacaaccGACTGATCTTTCttttatatttctaaatgaCACTAAATtggatttaattatataaacgcGAAATTTTAGGTGCGAACGTAACgttatttcggaaatgacgtagTTGATATTGTATCGAAGCCGTGTGCGCACTGACTGAATATCAGAACCGgctatattttgaaaacagtgaaaaaatgagaaaaaaatcatttatatctcACTAATAATTCTTTATAAAACATCGGAAAGCATGTAATGAAATagtgtacatgttgtttatCATATTATCGTCGCTGACAGAACGGTTATGAACTGCCATTAGAGATTATCACATGGAGGATAAATGCAAGGTTAGGAATGCGTTTACGGCATTTATATTACCAAGCGTTTCTACGAGTTTTAACAACTTTACAGTTTTTTAAGTATACGTTTccaaatgattatttatttaaaccagGTCATCTTGGACACCTACACTACCGGAAGACATCATTTTAACGGCACAACCGTCGGTGCTGGATGTGTGCGTTGAGATGCCAACACCCTCACGACTCTGGGAAGTGTTCAAAACTAGTTTCATGTAACAATCACGTTATACTATTTGTTCAATCTTAAATGTTCCTAATAGAAAcgatataaaatttgatttaacGACTTTTTCTATAGACTGGTCGCTAGTCATAAGCGATGGTTATATCCTTTGTCAGGGGAAAGCACTGTGCTTGAAAAATGCCTCATAGTCACCAATCGTTATAACTCAACCAAATTAACCAATACCACTTCGATAACTTAAACAATGTACTGAAATAAATGGTTTCAATTCGAGTTAAGTTGAGTTGAGCTGAGTTGAttgaaaacacatacaacatacaacACGAATATTATGGGCGCCACCACGAATACTAGTATACCACTCATATTACTTCAAATATATGAGTTAAACAAAGGAGACTGCAAGTTGCAttctgtgttttattttacgtGAATGACGTTATCAATAATGTAGAAAATGACATCAACATCATAACATTAGACTAAACGAAAttatacatgttactttttCCAAATGATGCGGTTGTACTCGCCTGCTCACCACATTAGTTACAGAAAATACTTACGGAAATAATACTGTTACTAAAGAATACTGTTATATATGTggattaaaacttaatacaagcAAAACGAGgtaatgattttttaacaagGAAGACATACAATACATAATTTTGTCATCCATAAATAACTCATAGAAGTTGTACCGTCCTTTAAATGTCTTGGAGTACaccagtttaaaataataactggtACAGAACGCAAAAAAGAAAAGCGCAGCACTCATAGCACACATTgcagtttttttataatttataaacagatttaaggaaaaatttatttaatattaaacgcATTAGTTGCGCCAATACTAAACCTCGGCGCTTAAATTATTGGATATCACGAACGTAAAGACATCGCCTCAATCCAAAAATAAATACTGCAGGGAACTTGTATGTGTAAAGATCAACAAATACAGACGCTCCTTATGGAGATTGAGAACTTGAGATACTtccaatacaaataaaaaaaaaacctaaagAAGTACAGGTCTAAAATATTAACCATAACTccttatttttcaaatcatatagtgtgcttaaaataaaataaatccattttgCCAGGCGCTGGAAAGAAATCGTTGATATTTCTATTCCATTTTTGTACAAGCAAGCATGGACATAcgaatgataaaataattggACAAAAACAATGCGGACATGCTGTTATTCGGATAGAAAATACATCACACTtggtttttttgttgttgttttttcggtttatacaaatatttatgaataatgtgttttcatAAAGTTATTTATATACAGCAAGTAAACCGCTTTTCTCGGCCCAGTCAAGTTAAATAAACTAGGCGCGAAATGGGGACATCTCGAGCCCGCTGAAAGTGCTTTTGACACAGAAATTATGCTCTTCCAAGTACTTACAACACTAAATAACATGGTGCTAATCAATACGTGTACCTGCGAAACTACACCTAACCATGGTGAACctccattaaaatattttttgcagatCCTGTAGTGCGTAGTACAGATATGGTCCGGATAAGGCTTAGTCTAGTCCAGTTCTATcaacagtactcattttgaATTTAACCTCGAAGTTTGATATTGatctttgaggtacagaccagGGTCTTGTGTGTGAGACGCCGCCCTATCGTGATGAGCTTTCAtggcattttctttttaaaatccTTTAATGCATGGTAAAGAAACAGCGCGGaaaaggatcatttcaacctttgatcTCTAACGttgaccctgacctttgaggTACTGATCTGGGTCTTGTACGCGACATACCACTTCATCATTGTGAACCTCCATGACAAGTCCATTAAAAATTCTATACTGCATTGTTAAAATACAGCCCGGGTATGGATAAttttaacctttgacctctaactTTTACCTTGGCCTTAGAGGTACAACCCTAGGTCTTCAGCGCGACACGCCGCCACAACATGGTAAAATTTCATggcaagttttatgaaaatcctataatgcatggtcaagattcATCCAGGACAAATTCAGTCTTGGCGAACGCACTcactcacgcacgcacgtaTATACACGAAACTGCCATCGTGACAACCATGTCTCgggaaaaacaattaaaacaatttatattatatttttattattccagGTTTGTTCTAGACGTTTCGCAGATGGTAGACAATTCAAAGAGAAAAGCCAAAACGCGCTGGCTGGTGAGGAAGCCCGTATAATCAATTGTTTGACAGTAACGCCATTGAAACTGATGTCGATAACAGTAACCCCAGTGAAACTGATGTCGATAACAGTAACACCAGTGAAACTGATGTTAATAACAGTACTCCCAGTGAAACTGATGTCGATAACAGTAGCCCCAGTGAAACTGATGTCGATAACAGTAACCCTGTTGTATCCAAATTGGAAATCCTGACTGCTACTTAATACAGAAAGTACTGGTGTAACACTCAATTCATGCCTCAGTAGGAACAATCCATATCTATGCTGCAATACGTATCCAGAAAGTTGCCGAAATCAGCACCATAACATCCTGTAATTATTAAATAACCTTGTTATACCCATATGCCTATGCTAAAAGCAGAGAAAGTTTATCAGCTCATAGAATTCTACTTTAGCCAAGACAGTACTTCTTCTGATTCGGATGCAAGATTTTACACCGGCTTGAGTTAGTTTGAAACCTTTGTGTATCTTTGCTGTTGTATTATCATAACTAGTATATCATACTAAATAgatgtgtttataaatgcatatgtattattattgtgtTGGAAAACAACTGCTGAAGAAGAGGACTTcgtaattttgtaaataaaactgtcaTAGTTATGCCATCATAAAGTGTCGCTATTTTCTGAGATCAATTAATCCATTGACTACACTGAATTTTAAGATACGACGGTTTGTTTTAGAGTGTCATTTTTGGCcataaatgtattgcatttcacaaTTTCATCTTATCTGGTTGattaaaatatgccattatctAGTTGTATTTATGCAGAAATATGTAGAGCAGCACCatttgatgatgaaaatgccATTTCAGTCCAGGTTCAGTAGAAAAAAAGGCGGAATGGCATTTTGGGTAAAACGCCTTTTGCTagttttgggtgtatttatttatgtaagagTTATCGAAAGTGTAGTTCTTTTTGAATTTGCAGGAACGGTTTTGGGACCACACTCCATTCTTTAAGTGTCATTTTAGGCacgaaatgtattgcatttcccCATTAATTTTTGCAAATTATCACTATAAATTACATTTATCTTTTCCGTTTGATCAAAATATTCTCCTATCCATGTGTTCACAACtttcaactattttttcttaaaaattgaGAGACTTCCGCTTTTCTTACGTGCATACACACGATATAAAAATTGGTGAAATTTggactgcgagaacttgaaatttaTGCATAACTGTGTAAAACTGCACCTTGTGGTGCTGAATATGCCATTTGAGTCCATGTTTGGTTAAAAGACCCACGGAAGAATGGCATATTTGGCCAAAACGCCATAAATTGCAGAAGCTCAGGCGATTTGATGACAGACAGTGAACTTGAAAAATTTGAAACTGATTAAGCTATTTTGGATGCAATTATGTATGTATGACTAATCGGTAGAGTCCAAAAATCAGAGCACCGAAAGTGCTTCGAGACTTGGGAATGGTAAAATGGGTGTCAAGATTGATGGAGCAAAGCATTGAAGAGGTCAGGAAATGTTCATTTACTGAACATATGGCTTCCATTTTACTTCATTTGATGTGGCTGAAATTTGCCCCGAGATGAACTTTGTAATGAAAACTCTATCACCTTTTGGAAGTTTTGGGAAGGATAGTTCGCCAAAACAATACGGATAACAGTTTCTGTTAAGTACTTGATCACAATAATTGACACCCAggtaaaaataatacatgtgaaaactacagaaatacaATGATTAATAAAACAAGCATTCCTGTTAAACgctagtgtgtgtgtgtgtgtgtgtgtgtgtgtgtgtgcgtgtgcgtgtgcgtgtgcgtgtgtttgtacCTATATTTCTTAAGTGTGTTTGTGCATTTCAGCTGGTCAAAGACATAGATTTTGAAGATAAACAAAAGTTCAGACACAGAAACGTCGACAAATGCCCCCGGATGGCCTCAATGACTGATAGCCATTAATATTTCGATCCGTCAGATAGCATTCAGTATCTTATATGTTTTCATCGTGACCTATCCTACCATCCCATAgagtttgttaatatttataggTCAATAAAGGGTCAGAACTTGTTTTTAAgatcatataaaaaatatgagtaAAAATTCTAACTTAAACTAAAACTACAAGCGAAATCCAATATGCACGTGTAACTGCTTTTTTGTATCCCATAAATACCTTCCCCAGCTGGGAtctatattaaattaaaatacatacatagtCTGCATAGGTCtaatcaatcaaataataaacatagattaaaaaaataatcaaagtttgaaattatgcaaaaatgttgtcaatattattcaaaattttaaatctttattaaaaagTTAATTATCAAATTAGAATGAAATTTGAttgtatcaaacatttattttaattcacaATTTTCATTACAAAGAAACTTATATTTACCCGAATTTATGTTCAGATTAATTTCTAAACTTCCATGATTTTCccacaaaacaattatattgacTAAACTATTTTTTCAGTATGAACAATTCATTGTTTGCTCTTCAAACACAATTCCCCACTGCATCAGCTAGATTATGAAAACATTGTGCTAGCATTTGTATTTCATGAATTATTTGACTGCCAAAATAAAGGGTGGTGATATAAATGCCACCATTACTCGGgaaaacttaatacaatttatgaTTGCATTCAGCACTCATATACCTGGAGTATAATTTATCATAGATACCCTCTCTCCAAACCAACAGTTACGAAGCTTAATTTTGAGAACAACATAATGCTGTAAACTCTTGAACACACTGGTTATTTAGCCATCACATCAGCAGTGAGTTGAATGTTCAATAACATAATATTGCTGAAGTCCCttttgaaatgttgaaaatattgtaaattactCAGTACaagtaacaaacaaataactaACAATGGAATTATCAAAAAAACGCAGATTTCCAACTGAAGGTCACcctgaccttgatctttgagtCACTGACCTTAAAATGAATAAGGTTCATCTGCTGATTATGAGCAACCAGCCAACGAAGTTTGAGGTCCTTATCCCTACGCGATTTCAGTTATTAATCAGAAACGGATTTTCAGCTTAAGATCATCACGACCTTGGCccttgaccaactgacctcaGAATTAAAAGGGTTCATCAGCTTGTCATGATCAACTTGCCTACCAAATTTGAGGCCAATGTGCGATGGGGTGGTCGGGCGGAAGAACGGTCCAATTACTTTATGCCTCCCTTCGGTGGCATAAAAAGAGAAGACCTTCGCCAAAACCAATTATGCCAAAAGAAGTGCACTGAAGAGGCCTCATCTTGACAACAAATCTACAAGAAAGCTCATATGAGTGTAAGGGTAGATGTACTGAAGAGACATAATTGAACCTAAGCTAGCGTAAAAGTCCCAAAATCAGGTTAACGAGAATATAGGTGCTGAGTTCATTGCTGCTCACTATATAATTCGTGAGGGTCGGGAGACACAGTGTAAAAATTAGAACAGGATaagaaaaaaggttaaaaataataatgaaatccAAAGGGTGATGATTGTCAAAACAGTTATCataatgtatattattgtattacGTGACTTACCTTCGGacataattgataaatataccaaataaaacattgtttacgAAGATAAGTGGCTAGATAAATATTAAAGGCGATAAGAAGCGGAGATAAAGGACAATTGGATAACGTCAATACATGGgtcatgttttgaatataaacacTATGCATGTACCCTTCCAAAAGGAAACAACAAATGGTAACCATTATTATAGTGGAACAAAGACGATAATACATTAATTTAGCATAGTGGATaagaaaatatgataaatgggTAAGTATAAGAATTAAATTATCAATGGTTTATGTAAACACTTTGTGCCTCATACTTTTTCAAAAGCAAACACATAACAATATTACCATAATGGAAAGTCCAAAATAATGCTTGACATTAGCGTAGTGAATAaggaaatatgataaatgattaAGTCTAAGAATTGCTTTTTCAATGGTTCATGTAAACACTATATATCTCATACCAAggtaaacaaagaaataaaattatcatagtaaaaaagacaaaataatacatgaacTTAGCATAGAGAGTTGTAAACTATGATAAATGGGCaagtttaagaataaaaaagaaaaacgtttaATTGAGGTCATGTGTATCAGTGCTGTACATCGGTGCACATTAAAAAAACTagccagggtagctctaaccggGGTTatattctgtctgtgcactatgctccaaaaccCTAatgtgacagacagacagacagacaaacataaTACTGTATTGCcgttaacatgtttataacagtttcttgacaaaacatgatatgattaaaaaataactaataTGGTCATAATGATTTTTAACACAATACAGGGAAAAACGTATATATGTGAAAGacaaaaaagagaagaaaaacatttttaaaaatacaaagtattaatatcgaaaacaaaacGTAAAGGGTACATATCTGAAATAACATGATGATAGGTATTTTGGAGGCTTATTTCATATACTACTTTATAGTCTAAATCATATATGTTATCATAGATCTTCTTTGAGGGTATGCTTGGTTAATAAATTAACTTAGATTTCTTTGTTATGATGACTTACAATCTTATTGGCGCACAAAccgaatgggccttgcccaaatgtgagtataaataaactCACAACCACactgaataatttatttatgatactgCCTAAAAGACAACGGGGTATTGGGATGCGTTCGATGAGTTCGGAAGTGTGGCTTGTTAATCAGGGATCAGTGATAGATACTTTATTCAAATTTGGAATACCAAGGTTGAGTTATATAGAATATCTCCATCTATAACTTGGTCAATTGAAGCCGCAATACGTCACTGCTGTTCAATATAGTTTaaccataaaaatatttataaacattgtagTACTAGATAATTAAATTGAGGAAGaggtaaaattattttattactttattttagccaaaaatcatttttagaaTCATTTGTGTTAACaccaaaaatattgttttgttttattataagcTTGTAATAACTCTCTTCGTAAAACATCAACGTTTTATGCTTTTAAAACGGTTCCCTGAAATATCTTCAGCGGGATGGGACCACCTACGACACGATTGCAAGCGTATTTACACGGCGATCAAAGAAACAGAATACATGGTTTGTTAAAATTGTCAGAGCAGACTACAAACGATAGACGCCATACCAGATACGTCAATTATATAAATGCGTTCCTTAGAAACGTTGGCAAAGAACAGGCTCATCTGGTCGGAAGTACGGCTGAAGACTTGAAATTGCGGTGGTCAACAGACGGCGGTGACGCGGACATTCTTCTCGTTTCAGGGAGACTACATATTCCAGTAGAAAATATCATACCTCGCAAAGATACGCCTAGGTACATTTGGTTGCGCGGTGATAACCTTAACGAGCGGTATCGTGGAAATTTGGTTGATGGCAAGTATCTTTCTGCGCAGCTTTTGAGAACTGTCAATCCTCAATTGTTTACAACATTGCGCGCGATTTATACAATCGTGTCATCTCCTGCGGACTTTGTTCCAGGAACGGAGAGGAGAGTAACAAGCATTGGTGTAAACACCAAGGTCGGCTTAGCAAGGATAGAGATGCGGAACCTTGTGCTTGACAATAACGCGTTCCCAAAGAAAGCGAGAGGAAGGCATGTTGGGGACCGCTGTGCCAATGTAACAGCACAGTTAAAACTACGCTGGAAAGGCGTGCACGTTTACCAAGAAGATGTTAAGACATTTGAGAGAGTTTTGAAGATGGTAGCACTTTTAAAGGTACCAGGAACTAAAGGAGAACATCATAGTCAATTCGACTACTTTGCCACAATGCTATCTGAAGCTCTAAGGCGGCATCCGCCTTTTAAGGACGATGGAGATGGTGAGGAAGTTATCGCCTTTGAAAACGATTTGGATATTGATGAACAAGATGTCAGTGAGAGGATCAGAGCAACTTACGATGAAAAGAACGGCGAAGATTTTGTTCCTGCAGCCCGAGTAAGTGGAAAACTTCAGTGCATGGTTGATTTTCGAAACAGAATGACACATGCTGCATGGCCATCTCAGTCGATCGCTGAAGACATATTCAACAACGACGTTTTCGTAATATGTAGATCGGCTCCATTAAATCCATCCGCAGACAAAGATTTTTGCCTTGGTTTCAACCTTTCTGAAATAACACTTAGCCAGAATATGCCAGAAGTCGCTAAGACCGTCTACATTATCATGAAATCGTACTTGAAAGGTTTATTCCAAAAGCGGTTCAATGCTATGAACCGTGAAGAAGTCAGACTGAAGTCGTACCATGTGAAGACGGCGATTTTTTGGACCCTTGAAAAGCATGGATCGTGTACCTTTTGGACAGGGACCTCTGATGATTCCATTCTAACGGGCATTCGTTACGTTTTGGAGAAAATCAAGAAATGCTTGGAAGATCGACAGCTGTGCCACTACTTCGTCACGAACAGCAACATGTTCGACGGGTTTCAGGAGGAGGAATATTTTCTGTGTGAAGCATGCGTGGACGAGATCATGAACGACCCTGTCGGAAGTATTGCACACTTTTTTGATATGGATGAAGCAAAAAAGGCAGAATACTGGTTGTCAGCTGAGGAATTTGAGCAAGTTATGGCTTTAAGGAACGATGGTGGACGAAAGGACTTCGTTGATCGATTGGAAGATGCGTTTATTGATATTCTTAGAGGTTCCAATGAGGCTCTTAGGAGTCCCGATGGATCTTCTCCAATCAGGAACGCAGCTTTAGGCGTTATAGATTTGTTTCGTAAAGAAGAACAAAAGAAAGCCAAGGGTAAACAGTCAAGACGAGAGAGTAATTGTGAAAGGCAACTTGGACCGGAACATGTCCTTAGCGGAAACCGTTCTGGGGCGTCGGTGGTTGGTGGGCTGCTTAATATGCTACCGCACAAAAGGAAAGATGTTCAAAAATGGACAGATGGACTTGTTCAGATCGCATCGCTTTTTCCTGAAAGTCGCAAGTACATTGATATGGTTGGTGGTAGTAGCGGGGTTCAGAATGTCTTGCAAGCCGCTTCAAATTCAGATCCTTTAGCTGAGATAAGAGCGGCAGTGGACAGGTACTTGTCCTGTCCGGACGACGTGGTGGACTCTGTTGCTATGGAACTGAAGCAGAAGATAAGCGCCTACTTCATTGGTCGAAAGGAACTGTAGTAAGATAACGACTCTCTTGACGTTTTACcacttttaacaatattatcaacTAGTGACCAAAGGACCACTACTTCCTTTGTTTATGGTGAGGATTCGCCTCATTACcaaacaattacaattacatGCAACATTTAAAATGCGTACATGTTTAAAGGAATTACTTATTTTATAAacgttaaaacatttattaattttttaacgTTCTATTTTTAATCATCAAGCTTAATacagtatttttaaaagataataatcTCGTACGAAATTTATTAGAAGATTCCACGAGATTAATCTTAATAAGTTTGAAAAaccttatatattatattgtacatGCTGCTTATACCATAACAGTCTGTATTTCGCTATGAAAGGCAAAAAGTACAGAGCGTTCGTGTTATTCCATTGTTAGAACATTTTAAGCATCAACAGTCGGTTTTCtgagtaataaaaatgaatgaacaaatgtaaaagaaatatgcatattGTAATACAACCTTTATTACcaagaatatatatgaatagctGTTAAGCGTTCTTGTTCTCGACGgatgaaaacaacaaaagttatgtttgattctataaatataaaaagtcaATTTCATAGCACATTTTTGTTCGTGCAAGGTAAATCCTGTAAATATTTGACTCCCTTTTGTAATcaatttgttacatttattgtCGCTCAAACCAAGTTACCGAAATGCTTCCCTGACCTATGTTGTAAATATGTTACATTATTGTCGCACATGCAGGTGGCAAAATGTCTTCCTCATCAATGTTGTTAATTCGTTACATTTCTTGTTGCACAAGTCAAACTATGTGGttgatttgataaaatattattaatgtcGCATGATTCTTTACAGAATTATTTCAAAGAAGCTATTGATTACCTGTTTAATTAGCTCGAATTAGCaccaaaaatgcatttatgcaCATACACCGTGATTTAATACTACTTGATATGTTAAGACTttgatcataaaaaataaaagcgctAAATCAAGGTTTTGTCACTGATTGCCCTTTTGAAAACGAAGATTTGTCGGAATTCCTGGTGTAATGGGTGCACCTTAGACATAAACAATATCTAGCTAAAATGCAACCAAGTCGACACGGGCAAGTCCACTTCACGTCAACGTCAGAGGTGCGCACTTTGTTGGAGCATCTTACAGTGTGCGCCAATTTCCGAATGAAGTTTTAGATTTCATGTCatgtttgatgacaataggtctaggaattgtcgagtttcaGAGTCT
Coding sequences within:
- the LOC128209583 gene encoding uncharacterized protein LOC128209583; translated protein: MINGGMGPPTTRLQAYLHGDQRNRIHGLLKLSEQTTNDRRHTRYVNYINAFLRNVGKEQAHLVGSTAEDLKLRWSTDGGDADILLVSGRLHIPVENIIPRKDTPRYIWLRGDNLNERYRGNLVDGKYLSAQLLRTVNPQLFTTLRAIYTIVSSPADFVPGTERRVTSIGVNTKVGLARIEMRNLVLDNNAFPKKARGRHVGDRCANVTAQLKLRWKGVHVYQEDVKTFERVLKMVALLKVPGTKGEHHSQFDYFATMLSEALRRHPPFKDDGDGEEVIAFENDLDIDEQDVSERIRATYDEKNGEDFVPAARVSGKLQCMVDFRNRMTHAAWPSQSIAEDIFNNDVFVICRSAPLNPSADKDFCLGFNLSEITLSQNMPEVAKTVYIIMKSYLKGLFQKRFNAMNREEVRLKSYHVKTAIFWTLEKHGSCTFWTGTSDDSILTGIRYVLEKIKKCLEDRQLCHYFVTNSNMFDGFQEEEYFLCEACVDEIMNDPVGSIAHFFDMDEAKKAEYWLSAEEFEQVMALRNDGGRKDFVDRLEDAFIDILRGSNEALRSPDGSSPIRNAALGVIDLFRKEEQKKAKGKQSRRESNCERQLGPEHVLSGNRSGASVVGGLLNMLPHKRKDVQKWTDGLVQIASLFPESRKYIDMVGGSSGVQNVLQAASNSDPLAEIRAAVDRYLSCPDDVVDSVAMELKQKISAYFIGRKEL